A DNA window from Fodinibius sp. Rm-B-1B1-1 contains the following coding sequences:
- a CDS encoding energy transducer TonB produces the protein MKTSKRIKSTVAAVSAIALILFTLSGLSNNVMAQDSDKVYSVVDQMPEIEGGLPALYEKIKYPKEAVKQGISGRVFLQVIVDENGQAQNPKVIRDIGGGCGDAAAEAITKVDFKPGVHEGEKVKVKYSLPVTFKIENR, from the coding sequence ATGAAAACTTCTAAACGTATCAAATCAACAGTTGCAGCGGTATCAGCTATAGCATTAATATTATTCACCTTATCGGGATTATCGAATAATGTGATGGCACAAGACTCTGACAAGGTGTATAGTGTGGTGGATCAAATGCCAGAAATTGAAGGAGGGCTTCCTGCACTATATGAAAAAATAAAATATCCTAAGGAAGCGGTTAAGCAAGGAATTTCTGGACGCGTATTTTTGCAGGTTATAGTTGATGAGAATGGACAAGCACAAAATCCTAAAGTAATTCGAGATATTGGCGGCGGTTGTGGAGATGCAGCTGCAGAAGCAATTACTAAAGTTGATTTTAAGCCGGGAGTACATGAGGGAGAAAAAGTAAAGGTGAAGTATTCATTGCCGGTAACTTTTAAAATTGAGAATAGATAA
- a CDS encoding response regulator, with protein MKINVLIVEDDAAMRVVLKNTVQSVEMDIEIGEIYEAENGQEGIKVLKEKEQIDLMLVDIYMPVMDGLDMLDYVHDHPDFQHIPAIVVSTENDEERIDAILRQGLGFVPKPLTHVLLKDQIVSMLGENAESE; from the coding sequence ATGAAAATTAATGTATTGATTGTTGAAGATGATGCAGCAATGCGTGTTGTACTTAAAAATACGGTACAGTCAGTTGAGATGGATATCGAGATTGGAGAGATCTACGAAGCCGAAAATGGGCAAGAGGGCATTAAGGTGCTCAAAGAGAAAGAGCAGATAGACTTGATGTTAGTTGACATTTATATGCCGGTTATGGATGGTCTTGATATGCTCGACTATGTCCACGATCATCCAGACTTTCAACACATCCCGGCCATAGTTGTATCTACCGAGAATGATGAGGAACGCATTGATGCTATTCTTCGCCAAGGATTGGGTTTTGTACCTAAACCCTTAACACATGTTCTGTTGAAGGATCAAATTGTGAGTATGCTCGGAGAGAATGCCGAAAGTGAGTAG
- a CDS encoding HAMP domain-containing sensor histidine kinase, whose protein sequence is MMFQIQQASTGSAEMIPFNSMEPTFIVKMGSKKICEANEAAIAGHDNQNPIGKELEEIIHIVPNAGPNITPAYFNKQWFVLKQETLLWQGDQHLKVRLEEREGVPGFDVMQSLKKMIGFLLHRVRSPLTGIQGYAELIQTNSDIGESSKYLDKINEGIEELFDLLDELDALQEISLDHVDLNNFSVDPEEIVNDILADYPSNVAQNIRYKKTEQTSALQCNPGDMRRILSFLIDNAVEYAPVEEHQITISRPTPNTIKVAHNGNPIPKSISEQLFYPFVTTKARKLGIGLTMALLYAKRYHGSIFVTDNNPFRETSFLLCLPPAKEYQSPSFL, encoded by the coding sequence ATGATGTTTCAAATTCAACAGGCCAGTACGGGTTCAGCAGAGATGATACCATTTAATAGTATGGAGCCTACCTTTATCGTTAAGATGGGTAGCAAGAAAATTTGTGAGGCTAATGAGGCGGCGATTGCGGGTCACGATAATCAAAATCCCATCGGTAAGGAACTTGAAGAAATTATCCACATTGTGCCTAATGCCGGACCGAATATTACACCGGCCTATTTTAATAAACAGTGGTTTGTATTGAAACAGGAAACCCTGCTTTGGCAGGGCGATCAACATTTAAAAGTGCGCCTCGAAGAGCGGGAAGGAGTTCCCGGATTTGACGTTATGCAATCCCTGAAAAAGATGATTGGGTTTTTACTCCACCGGGTTCGATCGCCATTAACAGGCATTCAAGGGTATGCAGAATTGATACAAACAAATAGCGATATCGGGGAATCATCAAAATATCTCGATAAAATTAATGAGGGCATTGAAGAACTCTTTGACTTGCTTGATGAACTTGATGCTCTCCAGGAAATTTCGCTGGATCATGTAGATCTCAATAATTTCTCTGTCGATCCCGAAGAAATTGTTAATGATATTCTTGCTGATTATCCCAGTAATGTCGCGCAAAATATCCGTTATAAAAAAACAGAACAGACTTCTGCCCTGCAATGCAATCCCGGCGATATGCGCAGAATTTTATCTTTTTTAATTGATAATGCTGTGGAGTATGCTCCGGTTGAGGAACATCAGATTACCATATCACGTCCCACCCCGAATACCATTAAAGTTGCTCACAACGGTAACCCCATTCCAAAATCGATATCTGAACAACTCTTCTACCCTTTTGTTACGACGAAAGCAAGAAAACTGGGCATCGGCCTGACCATGGCCCTGCTCTATGCCAAACGCTATCATGGTTCTATCTTTGTTACCGACAACAATCCTTTTCGAGAAACCTCCTTTCTACTTTGCTTGCCGCCGGCCAAAGAATATCAGTCTCCCTCTTTCTTGTAA
- a CDS encoding flagellar basal body rod protein FlgB: MQIIDSGHSQLLAKAMDSYSLRQEITSSNIANIDTPGYNRHSVEFENALQEAQESGKAMHDVNPSIKETGDEVVLENELLEMADTQMRVQLVTRSLRHHFDTLQTGITSTTR; the protein is encoded by the coding sequence ATGCAGATAATTGACAGTGGTCACAGCCAACTATTGGCCAAAGCAATGGATAGTTATTCATTGCGGCAGGAGATTACCTCATCAAATATTGCAAATATTGATACCCCGGGGTACAACCGCCATAGTGTAGAGTTTGAAAATGCACTGCAAGAAGCGCAGGAGTCGGGAAAGGCAATGCATGATGTTAATCCAAGTATAAAAGAAACAGGAGATGAGGTTGTTTTAGAAAATGAACTTCTTGAGATGGCTGATACGCAAATGAGGGTACAGTTGGTCACCCGTTCATTACGCCATCATTTTGATACTCTGCAAACTGGCATTACAAGTACAACGCGATAA
- a CDS encoding flagellar basal body rod protein FlgC, protein MIPDRLSSAFQTAAKGLAVQRERINVASRNIANVNTSSAEGSGKGYRPQSVQSSAPQPTNFQRVLSKSMGGLNKTREQHMSPKMSADSNSGPQSLGPNLSIAEEDSYRYEYEPNHPDANEEGMVRYPDIDMVEEMTRMVSANRMYEANLSSIEAEKEIMKRSLQI, encoded by the coding sequence ATGATACCTGATAGACTTTCTTCAGCCTTTCAAACAGCGGCAAAGGGATTAGCAGTACAGCGAGAACGCATTAATGTGGCTTCCCGAAATATTGCAAATGTAAATACAAGTTCTGCTGAGGGGAGTGGCAAGGGATACCGCCCCCAATCGGTACAATCGTCAGCGCCACAACCTACGAATTTTCAGCGGGTCTTGAGCAAAAGCATGGGGGGTTTGAATAAAACTCGTGAACAGCACATGTCTCCAAAAATGTCGGCCGATAGTAATTCTGGGCCGCAATCGCTTGGCCCCAATCTTAGCATTGCCGAGGAAGACAGCTACCGATACGAATATGAGCCGAATCATCCTGATGCTAATGAGGAGGGCATGGTTCGCTATCCGGACATCGATATGGTCGAGGAAATGACGCGGATGGTGAGTGCAAACAGAATGTACGAGGCTAATTTAAGCAGTATCGAAGCGGAAAAAGAAATCATGAAACGTTCATTACAGATCTAA
- the fliE gene encoding flagellar hook-basal body complex protein FliE, which produces MIEGIEASGLLQQVNDIEQASPEREIVTEKENQQSFSDVLSDAINGVDQTMKTSDAKVQDLIAGKTDNVHDAMISMQRAKLSFDLMVEVRNKVVETYQEVSRMQI; this is translated from the coding sequence ATGATTGAAGGAATAGAAGCAAGTGGTCTATTGCAGCAGGTGAACGATATTGAGCAGGCCTCACCTGAGCGCGAAATAGTCACCGAAAAAGAAAACCAGCAATCCTTTTCTGATGTATTGTCTGATGCCATTAACGGAGTGGATCAGACGATGAAAACCTCGGATGCAAAAGTCCAGGATCTTATAGCAGGTAAAACAGACAATGTGCATGATGCCATGATTTCGATGCAACGTGCCAAGCTTAGTTTCGATCTAATGGTGGAAGTGCGGAATAAGGTTGTAGAGACGTATCAAGAAGTAAGCCGCATGCAAATATAG
- the fliF gene encoding flagellar basal-body MS-ring/collar protein FliF, producing MSSFIEKFNEFIEPLSTAQRMLFFGLVGAILIFMGTVFYWALSPSYTLLFGSLDQEAAQEIVTELEGRGVNYELDNGGRSIYVSGERVDQLRLELAPMGAPQSDMKGYELFDNNSLGMTDYMQQMNNKRALEGELTRSVNSLQQVESSRVHLVLPERSPFQETAVNASASVLLTLKRGENLDKKSVDGITSLISGSVEGLEAKDVTIVDHAGNRLTDDGKGEDSFASEDGWLKSEKKTENYLTQRGQTMLDRVLGPGNSIVRVSVDQNFDSLVRESNNIDPESRTLISEQRDEQVQTEEASEMVPIDEFTPVEERGETSVTTTNENESSSRTRNYDVSETKEVYKKAQGEIENITASVLVNHKLVETVNEQGETVYETEPYSEEELQEFRDVIASALGIKVDRGDEITIRQVEFWNPGQEVPGGRMIDGPWPWTRVLRWAVIFITLGLIAWLLFGIRRQMRGEQPGLIPFGGNEQEVFTDGQMPPELEDMSEEELGNLMGDDGEKAKALESRSKNYDMDEIINMVDMKPDKAAKIIRSMLISTDDEE from the coding sequence ATGAGTTCATTTATAGAAAAGTTTAACGAATTTATTGAGCCATTATCGACCGCACAGCGAATGCTGTTTTTCGGTTTAGTTGGGGCCATACTAATTTTTATGGGAACAGTATTCTATTGGGCCCTGAGTCCCAGCTATACCCTGTTATTTGGGTCACTTGATCAAGAGGCTGCCCAGGAAATTGTTACCGAGCTCGAAGGTCGGGGGGTTAATTACGAACTGGATAACGGAGGCCGTTCGATTTATGTATCCGGTGAACGCGTAGATCAGCTTCGTCTTGAGCTGGCCCCAATGGGAGCTCCCCAGTCAGATATGAAAGGATATGAGCTTTTTGATAATAATTCGCTGGGGATGACGGATTATATGCAGCAGATGAATAACAAGCGAGCGCTTGAGGGGGAGCTTACGCGTTCAGTTAATAGTTTGCAGCAGGTTGAGTCGTCGCGCGTACACTTGGTATTACCCGAGCGATCCCCTTTTCAGGAAACGGCAGTAAATGCCTCGGCATCAGTACTTCTAACGCTTAAACGCGGAGAGAATCTGGATAAAAAAAGTGTGGATGGAATAACGTCATTAATTAGTGGTAGTGTAGAAGGATTGGAAGCCAAAGATGTAACAATTGTTGATCATGCGGGTAATCGCCTGACTGATGACGGAAAAGGTGAAGATAGTTTCGCATCTGAAGATGGATGGTTAAAGTCGGAAAAGAAGACCGAAAACTATTTAACCCAGCGTGGCCAAACGATGTTGGATCGGGTACTGGGTCCGGGAAATAGTATCGTCCGGGTATCTGTTGATCAAAATTTTGATAGCTTGGTTCGAGAGTCGAATAATATTGATCCCGAAAGCCGGACCTTGATTTCGGAGCAGCGCGACGAGCAAGTTCAAACGGAAGAAGCCTCTGAAATGGTACCTATCGATGAGTTTACACCAGTCGAAGAGCGGGGAGAAACATCCGTTACGACCACAAATGAAAATGAGAGCTCTTCACGTACGCGTAACTATGACGTAAGTGAAACCAAGGAAGTGTATAAAAAAGCACAAGGTGAAATTGAAAATATTACCGCTTCGGTATTGGTGAATCATAAACTGGTTGAAACGGTAAATGAACAGGGTGAAACAGTGTATGAAACTGAGCCCTATAGCGAAGAGGAATTGCAGGAGTTTCGTGATGTTATTGCTTCGGCATTGGGGATCAAGGTTGATCGGGGCGATGAGATTACTATCCGACAGGTCGAGTTTTGGAATCCTGGGCAAGAAGTTCCGGGTGGACGCATGATTGATGGGCCATGGCCTTGGACTCGTGTATTACGATGGGCCGTCATATTTATTACGCTTGGATTAATAGCATGGTTATTGTTTGGTATCCGTCGACAAATGCGTGGAGAACAGCCTGGGTTGATTCCATTTGGAGGTAACGAACAGGAGGTATTTACGGATGGACAAATGCCACCAGAATTAGAAGATATGAGCGAAGAGGAGCTTGGAAATCTTATGGGAGATGATGGAGAAAAGGCTAAGGCACTTGAGAGTAGAAGCAAAAATTATGATATGGATGAAATCATAAATATGGTTGACATGAAGCCGGATAAGGCCGCTAAAATCATACGGTCAATGTTAATTTCAACAGACGACGAGGAGTAA
- the fliG gene encoding flagellar motor switch protein FliG, translated as MAQKNKKRVISDVDQLTGAEKAAIFVTNLGTKYATPLFKYMKEKEIEAITLAIAGMDNIKPKVVDSVMGEYYRMMYNDELLLEGGEDYANQLLEELGDDIDSDKVRQKLKANSESTAFDDFQDSKITQITNFLKNEHPQVIALIFSQLDEKRTAEILGHLEGDLQAEVIYRLTTMEKISTEVIEEIEEVIKEQMGGMYTVGDRIKSGTDAVAQILNEAEIAVERHILGKIEERDAQMADDIKQQMFLFEDIIHFNDRTVQTIINEMEKTDLVMGLKGVDEQVKKTFLNNMSDRAGAMLQEDMDALGPVPLKDVKEAQSRIIRKIKQLEEEGQITTRKMGEEEIVE; from the coding sequence ATGGCACAGAAGAATAAAAAGCGAGTTATCAGCGATGTAGATCAGCTAACAGGAGCTGAAAAGGCAGCTATTTTTGTTACCAATTTAGGTACAAAATATGCGACCCCGCTTTTCAAGTATATGAAAGAAAAAGAGATTGAAGCTATAACACTTGCTATTGCCGGTATGGATAACATTAAGCCCAAGGTGGTGGATTCGGTAATGGGTGAGTATTACCGAATGATGTATAATGACGAACTGCTGTTGGAGGGCGGCGAAGATTATGCCAATCAGCTGTTAGAAGAGTTGGGAGATGATATTGATTCGGACAAGGTTCGCCAGAAGCTGAAGGCAAACTCAGAAAGTACGGCATTTGATGATTTTCAAGACAGTAAAATTACACAGATTACAAACTTTCTTAAGAACGAGCATCCCCAGGTTATTGCGCTTATTTTTTCTCAGCTCGATGAGAAACGTACAGCAGAAATATTGGGTCATTTAGAGGGGGACTTGCAGGCCGAGGTGATTTATCGTCTTACGACGATGGAAAAAATTTCGACCGAAGTTATCGAAGAGATTGAAGAAGTGATCAAGGAACAGATGGGCGGTATGTACACTGTTGGTGATCGTATTAAAAGTGGAACCGATGCCGTGGCACAAATTCTTAATGAAGCGGAAATTGCTGTTGAACGTCACATTCTGGGTAAAATTGAGGAGCGCGACGCCCAAATGGCTGATGATATTAAGCAACAGATGTTCCTTTTCGAAGATATTATTCACTTCAACGATCGCACTGTTCAAACCATCATCAACGAGATGGAAAAAACAGATCTGGTTATGGGCTTGAAGGGTGTGGACGAGCAAGTCAAGAAAACATTTTTAAATAACATGTCTGACCGAGCCGGTGCGATGCTTCAGGAGGACATGGATGCGCTTGGCCCTGTACCGCTTAAGGATGTGAAAGAAGCACAATCTCGAATCATCCGTAAGATAAAACAGCTCGAAGAAGAGGGACAAATTACGACCCGTAAGATGGGCGAAGAAGAAATTGTTGAGTAG
- a CDS encoding FliH/SctL family protein has protein sequence MEDDQNVLHTEELNWYEEDENRLDYDLAFNGNGYKKSDAEKKSEAEPEPKVDVKKLIKKRDGKWEQRLEKARKKAFEEGRKCGYEEGFNEAEQQVDDKLDRLEQLVEKAHQDWNYRHQLLNPGLLDLVFDMVEKIVGLPVENPKIREQLENRLSALLHETDDEIKPQLWVSEQDFRFVEELVEKYAPELSLSIRVSEDCNPGEFEFETQNEMVVHRFREKLADLKDNMTLPSWK, from the coding sequence ATGGAAGACGATCAAAACGTTTTACATACCGAAGAACTAAATTGGTACGAGGAGGATGAAAATCGTCTCGACTATGATCTGGCTTTTAATGGAAATGGCTATAAGAAATCTGATGCTGAGAAAAAGTCAGAGGCCGAGCCAGAACCGAAAGTGGATGTAAAGAAGCTTATCAAAAAACGGGATGGTAAGTGGGAGCAACGATTGGAAAAGGCTCGTAAAAAAGCTTTTGAGGAAGGTCGTAAATGTGGATATGAGGAAGGATTTAACGAGGCCGAGCAACAGGTTGATGATAAACTTGACCGGCTGGAGCAACTGGTAGAAAAGGCACACCAGGATTGGAATTATCGTCATCAATTATTGAATCCGGGACTATTGGATTTAGTATTTGATATGGTGGAAAAGATTGTAGGTCTGCCAGTCGAAAATCCCAAAATAAGAGAGCAGCTCGAAAACAGATTGTCGGCGCTGCTGCATGAAACGGACGATGAGATAAAGCCCCAGCTCTGGGTGAGTGAGCAGGATTTTCGTTTTGTGGAAGAGTTGGTTGAAAAGTATGCACCTGAGCTTTCGCTTTCTATCCGTGTTAGTGAGGATTGTAATCCTGGGGAATTTGAGTTTGAGACCCAAAATGAAATGGTCGTCCATCGTTTTAGAGAAAAGCTTGCCGATCTGAAAGATAATATGACCCTACCCTCATGGAAATGA